In the genome of Phytoactinopolyspora mesophila, the window CCGTGCGGCTATGCCGAGACCGGACCGACGGCGAGGACCTGGTAGCGGAGACAATCGCGAAGGCCTGGGAGGCATTTCCCGCACTGCGGAATCGCGACACGTTCCGGGGCTGGATGTTCCGCATCCTGACCAATACCTTCCTCTCGCAGTACCGGGCCGATCGCGCCCGGGGAGAGGTCGAGTCGTTTGATGCCTCAGACGACGGGTTCTCGCTGTTCGAGCGTGTGCACCAACCGATCCTGCTGTGGTGGGGCAACCCGGAGCAGGACTTCCTCAACGGCTTGCTCCGCGACGACCTGATCCGCGCCATCGATGAGTTGCCGGACCGGCTGCGGACCGTCGTCGTGCTGGTGGACGTACAGGCACTGTCCTATCGGGAAGTCTCCACCGCGCTGAAGATCCCGGTCGGAACGGTGCGTTCCAGGCTCGCACGAGGACGAGGCCTGCTGCAGAAGGCGCTGTGGGAGAACGCTCGTGACGCCGGGCTCCGGGCCGGCCCACAGCGTTCCGGAGGAGAGGACCAGCCAGATGACCAGCGCTGAGATCAACACATGTGAAGACGCCCTTCGACTGCTCGCCGCGCACCTGGATCGCGAGCTCAACGATCACACCCACGCAGAAGTGCAGCGGCATCTCGACGCCTGCCGGAGCTGCTATTCACGTGCCGAGTTCGAGCGACGTCTGAAGGCCAGTATCGCCGCGCTCGGACACGAACCCGTTCCTCCGGAGCTGTCCGGCCGAGTCGAGTCATTGATCCGGCAGTTCACCGTCACCGCAGACGAATAACCGTCAAACCACGAGGCCTAGGGGCAGATCATGGTTGTCATCACATCCGAACAGCGGGACGTCATCTTCGATGCCGTGCGGGCCATGTACACGTCGGTGGCCGAAGAACCGGAGCAGGAATACCACTTCCCTACCGGCAGGCCCGCCTTGGACTACGTCGGCTATCCCGCCGAACTCCTCGACAAGCTCTCAGAGTCCGCACTCGAATCGTTCGCCGGCGTCGGGTATCCGTTCGCCGCCGACGTCGTGCGCGTGGGCGACACCGTGCTCGACATCGGTTCCGGCTCCGGCACCGATCTGCTGCTTGCCGCGCTCCTCGTAGGTCCGTCCGGCCATGCGATCGGTATGGACATGACCGCCGCTATGCGGGAGAAATGCCTGGCCAACGCTCGCTCGATCGGGCTGACCGGCGTCGCCGTGCTCGACGGCAACGCTGAGGCCATTCCGCTGCCGGACGCATCCGTCGACGTCGTGACCAGCAACGGGGTCATCAATCTGGTGCCGAACAAGCGGGCGGCCATCGCCGAGATCCACCGGGTGCTCCGGCCGGGGGGCCGGGTTCAGATCGCCGATATCGTCGTCGCCGATCTCCCGTCGGCCGAGTGTCGCGCCAAGCCACAACTATGGGCGGAGTGCATCGTCGGCGCGACCACCGAGGCCGACTATCTGGACACGTTCCGCGCGATGGGTTTCACCGATGTCGAACGGCTGAGCGAGCTCGACTACTTCGCCGGCAGCACCAGTGCGTCCACCCGCCAGACCGCCGACGGATTCGGCGCCCACAGCATGGTGATGCGAGCCGTCAAGCCCCAGTAGACGCTGACTGAACGGCGGTCCCACGAGCCGTCTCAGCCTCTCAGCGACCGGAACGAATCCGGCACCACACTCCGCACTCGAAACGGACCCGGCACCCGGCCGGATCCGGTGGGCCGCCTTGTGCCCACCCCAAGGAAAGGAGTCGAACATGTCGACCACCACGCAGGAGACCCGCAACGGGGTGAACGTCGCACAACTGGTCGAGACCATCGGCGCGATCCAGAACGATCCCTCGCTGGCCACCTTCCGCTTCCGGGCCACCAACACCTGGCTCGGCGGCGGCCACAGCAGGACGTCGATCAACGGTTTCTGGGGAGCCGGTCAGGAAGACGCCTCCCGGCA includes:
- a CDS encoding RNA polymerase sigma factor, with product MADVATRPLSRTDHTWFAGQVETLLPALYGTAVRLCRDRTDGEDLVAETIAKAWEAFPALRNRDTFRGWMFRILTNTFLSQYRADRARGEVESFDASDDGFSLFERVHQPILLWWGNPEQDFLNGLLRDDLIRAIDELPDRLRTVVVLVDVQALSYREVSTALKIPVGTVRSRLARGRGLLQKALWENARDAGLRAGPQRSGGEDQPDDQR
- a CDS encoding anti-sigma factor family protein, which encodes MTSAEINTCEDALRLLAAHLDRELNDHTHAEVQRHLDACRSCYSRAEFERRLKASIAALGHEPVPPELSGRVESLIRQFTVTADE
- a CDS encoding methyltransferase domain-containing protein, translating into MVVITSEQRDVIFDAVRAMYTSVAEEPEQEYHFPTGRPALDYVGYPAELLDKLSESALESFAGVGYPFAADVVRVGDTVLDIGSGSGTDLLLAALLVGPSGHAIGMDMTAAMREKCLANARSIGLTGVAVLDGNAEAIPLPDASVDVVTSNGVINLVPNKRAAIAEIHRVLRPGGRVQIADIVVADLPSAECRAKPQLWAECIVGATTEADYLDTFRAMGFTDVERLSELDYFAGSTSASTRQTADGFGAHSMVMRAVKPQ